One genomic window of Aptenodytes patagonicus chromosome 3, bAptPat1.pri.cur, whole genome shotgun sequence includes the following:
- the NT5C1B gene encoding cytosolic 5'-nucleotidase 1B yields the protein MSGSGPEAPQPSDAAELRLQEAEQDWAAAKAFYDNLASKRPRPPKPQHAITVAVSSRALFDLVEERRIFEEQGVEKYVEYQQDNENVTLKPGPAFYFVKALEHVNARLLELYPDDEERFDIVLMTNNHAQVGVRLINSINHYGLTIERFCMTGGKSPIGYLTAYLTNLYLSADSEKVQEAIEAGIASATMFTANKDVAYSDTQLRVAFDGDAVLFSDESEQIVKEKGLDTFFEHEQLNENKPLAQGPLKGFLEDLGKLQKKFYAKNERLNCPIRTFLVTARSAASSGARVLKTLRSWGLEVDEALFLAGAPKGPILVKIRPHIFFDDQMFHIEGAQKLGTIAAHVPYGIAQKYHKSA from the exons ATGAGCGGCTCCGGCCCGGAGGCGCCCCAGCCCAGCGACGCCGCGGAGCTCCGGCTGCAGGAGGCCGAGCAGGACTGGGCGGCGGCCAAGGCTTTCTACGACAACCTGGCTTCGAAGAGACCCCggccg CCCAAGCCCCAGCACGCCATCACGGTGGCCGTCTCCTCCCGAGCCCTCTTCGACCTGGTGGAGGAGCGGCGGATCTTCGAAGAGCAAGGGGTGGAGAAGTACGTGGAGTACCAGCAGGACAACGAGAACGTCACCCTCAAACCCGGACCGGCTTTCTACTTCGTTAAG GCGCTGGAGCATGTCAATGCCCGGCTTCTTGAGCTGTACCCTGATGACGAAGAACGATTTGATATTGTTCTGATGACTAATAACCATGCCCAAGTGGGAGTGAGACTCATAAACAGCATCAATCACTATG GCTTAACAATTGAACGTTTCTGTATGACGGGAGGAAAAAGCCCTATTGGTTACCTGACTGCGTACCTTACGAACTTGTACCTCTCAGCAGATTCTGAAAAAGTGCAAGAAGCTATAGAAGCAG GCATCGCATCAGCTACGATGTTCACTGCCAACAAAGACGTTGCTTACTCGGATACACAGTTGAGGGTGGCATTCGATGGGGATGCGGTTCTCTTTTCTGATGAATCAGAACAGATTGTCAAAGAGAAAGGATTAGATACATTTTTTGAACATGAACAGCTGAATGAAAATAAGCCTCTTGCACAG GGTCCTTTGAAAGGTTTTCTGGAAGACCTAGGGAAACTCCAGAAGAAGTTCTATGCAAAAAACGAACGATTAAATTGTCCCATAAGGACCTTCCTGGTCACAGCCAGAAGTGCGGCGAGCTCTGGAGCCAGAGTGCTGAAGACTCTTCGTAGCTGGGGTCTGGAGGTTGATGAGGCACTTTTCCTAGCAGGAGCTCCTAAAGGACCAATCCTGGTGAAAATCCGCCCTCACATTTTCTTTGATGACCAGATGTTTCACATCGAAGGAGCACAGAAATTAGGCACCATAGCTGCACATGTTCCCTATGGCATTGCTCAGAAATACCACAAATCTGCATGA
- the RDH14 gene encoding retinol dehydrogenase 14 has product MAAAAAATALALGGGLLLAAWRWLWGAARPGAGAGASMRGKTVIITGANSGLGRAAAAELLRMRARVIMGCRDRARAERAAREIRAELGERAEAEGGGELVVRELDLASLRSVRAFCHRVLQEEPRLDVLINNAGIFQCPYMKTEDGFEMQFGVNHLGHFLLTNLLLGLLKNSAPSRIVVVSSKLYKYGEINFEDLNSEISYNKSFCYSRSKLANILFARELARRLEGTGVTVNSLHPGIVRTNLRRYVNIPLLAKPLFNLVSWAFFKTPLEGAQTSIYLASSPDVEGVSGKYFGDCKEEELLPKAMDDLVARKLWDISEVMVGLLK; this is encoded by the exons atggctgcggcggcggcggcgacggcgcTGGCGCTGGGCGGGGGGCTCCTCCTGGCCGCCTGGCGCTGGCTGtggggcgcggcccggcccggggccggggccggggcctccATGCGGGGCAAGACGGTGATCATCACGGGGGCCAACagcgggctgggccgggcggcggcggccgagctGCTGCGAATGCGGGCCCGCGTCATCATGGGCTGCCGCGACCGGGCGCGGGCCGAGCGGGCGGCCCGCGAGATCCGGGCCGAGCTGGGCGAGCGGGCGGAGGCCGAGGGCGGCGGCGAGCTGGTGGTCCGCGAGCTGGACCTGGCCTCGCTCCGCTCCGTCCGCGCCTTCTGCCACCGCGTCCTCCAG GAAGAGCCAAGGCTGGATGTTCTGATAAATAATGCAGGGATATTCCAGTGTCCGTACATGAAGACAGAGGATGGTTTTGAGATGCAATTTGGTGTAAACCACTTGGGTCACTTCTTGCTCACCAACCTTCTTCTGGGCCTCCTCAAAAATTCTGCTCCGAGCAGGATTGTGGTAGTATCCTCAAAGCTTTACAAATATGGAGAGATCAACTTTGAAGACTTGAACAGTGAAATAAGTTACAATAAAAGCTTTTGTTACAGTCGGAGTAAACTGGCTAACATATTATTTGCAAGGGAGCTAGCCCGTCGGTTAGAGGGGACAGGAGTCACCGTCAATTCACTTCATCCTGGGATTGTCAGAACAAATCTACGCAGATACGTGAATATTCCTTTGCTGGCAAAACCCctgttcaacttggtgtcatgGGCTTTCTTCAAAACACCTCTGGAAGGAGCCCAGACTTCTATTTATTTGGCCTCTTCTCCTGATGTCGAAGGCGtgtcaggaaaatattttggggaCTGCAAAGAGGAGGAACTCCTGCCCAAAGCCATGGATGACTTGGTTGCGAGAAAGTTGTGGGATATCAGTGAAGTGATGGTTGGTTTATTGAAATAA